The Paenibacillus thermoaerophilus genomic interval TTGGATCTGGAAGGCGTCAACGCTTTTCATGCCAACCAATTGAACCAAGACATCAACGACCGCAAGCATGAAGCATGGATTCAGCACGACACGACAACGAATAAAGGCGGCGACCAAAAAGGCATGAGGAGGGAATAAGGTGTCCAAACCGGATAGCGTAGCCGTAAATCCGCCGGGAGGCCAAGGCGCCGGGGAACAGTCCGGACACGGCGTCCAAGAGCCGAATTCGGGATCGAAGACGGTAAAAAACCACAGCCATAGCCGCGCCAATAAAGGAGAAGGACGTTAACAAATACGTACAGGGCCTGCCCGCGCTTGCCGCAACGGCGGGTTCTTGCCTGTCCGGCGGAACGCAGACGCCCGCGTTGAAACCTCCGTGATCCTGTGCTATAATGAGCTTTGCTGTGTCCGCGTAGCTCAACAGGATAGAGCAGTCCTCTCCTAAAGGACCGATAGGGGTTCGAGTCCCTTCGCGGACGCTGCGGTATCTTCGTCACACGGAGAAAAAAATGTAGACAAAGGGCTTTACAAGTTCGATAGATTATGCTACTATAATTGTCGTTGCCTCAAAAAATAATAGCGATAACGAGACGTGGCTCAGCTTGGTAGAGCGCTTGGTTCGGGACCAAGAGGTCGCAGGTTCAAATCCTGTCGTCTCGATTAAAGAAAAGAAGGATTGCGGATACGTTCTGCAATCCTTCTTTGCATGTGGAGGATCATTGATGATTTATCCACAAATCCTCTGGATAACTTGTGGACAATGGGGGCAGTCTTGTGCACAACCCTATTGTCGTTGGGGATAAAAAAACGCGGAGAACTGTTCAGTTGTCCGCATTTTTTCGTTTCTGCCGCAATTGGCGGAAAAATCCGCTTAACAGCTCCCCGCATTCTTCCTGCAAAATTCCGCTGACGATCTCGGTCCGGTGGTTGAAGCGGGGCTCCTGGAGCAAATTCATCAACGTGC includes:
- a CDS encoding small acid-soluble spore protein P — protein: MSKPDSVAVNPPGGQGAGEQSGHGVQEPNSGSKTVKNHSHSRANKGEGR